One Streptosporangium sp. NBC_01495 DNA window includes the following coding sequences:
- a CDS encoding sensor histidine kinase: MIIDRLPRLTLRIRLTLVYGALFLAAGLTLLGVTYLLFNQQLAQSFADRYGGVKDGQKEMVVINTNGHLFTGPEAVQWLQRQEEELRSAAATSLLTQGAVALAVVGAAAAGLGWVVAGRVLAPLHRVTDTARRIAVTTVADHGLHARIALRGPEDEVKELADAFDTMVERLDHSFDGQRRFVANASHELRTPLTLNRALVELAMHRRAASSDVQQLGESLLEINARHEQLISGLLLLARAEHEIADRSPVDMADVVSHVIAQTIQQAEDAKVTVYEAAGPAPTSGDALLLERLVHNLVENGIRHNTDDGTGWVRVVSRTTPDGRVEVEVSNTGPAIPPYDIPELFKPFRRLGADRLVTAKSAGLGLSIVRSVARAHGGDVTGRPRGGGGLVMTAVLPRARE; encoded by the coding sequence ATGATCATCGACAGGTTGCCGCGCCTCACGCTGAGGATCCGGCTCACCCTCGTGTACGGCGCCCTGTTCCTCGCCGCGGGCCTGACCCTGCTCGGCGTGACCTACCTGCTGTTCAACCAGCAGCTGGCCCAGTCCTTCGCCGACAGGTACGGGGGAGTCAAGGACGGGCAGAAGGAAATGGTCGTCATCAACACGAACGGCCACTTGTTCACCGGTCCCGAGGCGGTCCAGTGGCTGCAGCGGCAGGAGGAGGAACTGCGCAGCGCCGCGGCCACCTCGCTGCTCACCCAGGGGGCGGTCGCGCTGGCCGTGGTCGGTGCCGCCGCCGCGGGCCTCGGGTGGGTGGTCGCGGGGCGGGTGCTCGCCCCGCTGCACCGGGTGACCGACACGGCGCGGCGGATCGCGGTCACCACCGTCGCCGACCACGGTCTGCACGCGAGGATCGCGCTGCGCGGGCCGGAGGACGAGGTGAAGGAGCTCGCCGACGCCTTCGACACCATGGTCGAGCGGCTCGACCACTCCTTCGACGGTCAGCGCCGGTTCGTCGCCAACGCCTCGCACGAACTTCGCACCCCGCTGACGCTCAACCGGGCGCTGGTCGAGCTGGCCATGCACCGCAGGGCGGCGTCGTCCGACGTCCAGCAGCTCGGCGAGAGCCTGCTGGAGATCAACGCCCGGCACGAGCAGCTCATCTCGGGACTGCTGCTGCTGGCCCGCGCCGAGCACGAGATCGCCGACCGGTCACCGGTGGACATGGCCGACGTGGTGTCCCACGTGATCGCGCAGACCATCCAGCAGGCGGAGGATGCGAAGGTCACCGTGTACGAGGCGGCGGGCCCCGCACCCACCAGCGGGGACGCGCTCCTGCTCGAACGCCTGGTGCACAATCTGGTCGAGAACGGGATCCGGCACAACACCGACGACGGCACCGGCTGGGTGCGGGTCGTCAGCCGTACCACGCCCGACGGACGTGTCGAGGTGGAGGTCAGCAACACCGGGCCCGCCATACCGCCCTACGACATCCCGGAGCTCTTCAAGCCCTTCCGCCGCCTGGGTGCCGACCGCCTGGTCACGGCGAAGAGCGCGGGCCTGGGCCTGTCCATCGTGCGCTCCGTGGCTCGGGCCCACGGTGGCGACGTCACGGGCCGCCCGCGCGGAGGCGGCGGCCTGGTCATGACGGCCGTCCTTCCCCGAGCCAGGGAGTGA
- a CDS encoding response regulator transcription factor produces the protein MRVLVVEDERMLAGAIAEWLRGETHAVDTAHDGEAALERIAVNDYDVVVLDRDLPLVHGDDVCRELVESESTARVLMLTAAAEIGDRVAGLSLGADDYLAKPFAFAELAARVQALGRRSRPAVPPVLRRAGITLDPARREVFRNGRYVPLSKKEFAVLTELMRADGALVSAERLLEKAWDEHADPFTGVVRLTILKLRRKLGEPPVIETMPGEGYRIT, from the coding sequence ATGCGAGTGCTGGTGGTGGAGGACGAGCGCATGCTGGCCGGCGCGATAGCCGAGTGGCTGCGCGGCGAGACGCACGCGGTCGACACCGCGCACGACGGCGAGGCGGCGCTGGAACGCATCGCGGTCAATGACTACGACGTGGTCGTTCTCGACCGCGACCTGCCCCTCGTGCACGGCGACGACGTCTGCCGGGAACTGGTCGAGTCGGAGTCGACCGCGCGGGTGCTGATGCTCACCGCCGCCGCGGAGATCGGTGACCGGGTGGCCGGGCTGTCCCTGGGGGCCGACGACTACCTGGCCAAGCCGTTCGCCTTCGCCGAGCTCGCCGCCCGTGTCCAGGCGCTGGGACGCCGCTCGCGGCCGGCCGTGCCGCCGGTGCTGCGGCGGGCCGGGATCACCCTTGACCCCGCGCGCCGGGAGGTGTTCAGGAACGGACGGTACGTGCCGCTGTCGAAGAAGGAGTTCGCCGTCCTGACCGAACTGATGCGCGCCGACGGGGCGCTCGTCTCCGCCGAGCGACTGCTGGAGAAGGCGTGGGACGAGCACGCCGACCCGTTCACCGGCGTGGTGCGCCTCACCATACTCAAGCTCCGGCGCAAGCTCGGGGAGCCGCCGGTCATCGAGACGATGCCGGGGGAGGGATACCGGATCACATGA
- a CDS encoding efflux RND transporter periplasmic adaptor subunit, which yields MDTATLDDGTDMDASSPRSRRRGGRGRGKKIAGLVVAVVILGTAAAATSGMIGPGGTGTDRTAGLLPPATTPVKRQTLTDTRDADGELGYGPATTAVSRQPGTVTWLPDSGAQVTRGKSLYRVDNKPVVLMYGSTPAYRDMRIGTEGPDVRRLEHNLHKLGYTGFTVDDEYTDATASAVIQWQDDRGLEETGVVELGRVVFAGGKIRVDSLEAEAGQPVAPGQKVLTYTGTTKVVTVQLQAEDRRMAKKGAKVSVTMPDGGRVAGKVTEVATIIEPGEGPDADPETRLEALVSLGRQKAAAGLDQAAVEVTFTASRRKDVLTVPVSALVALKEGGFGVEVVEGTGSRYLTVRTGLFSGGRVEISGDGLVEGMTVGMPK from the coding sequence ATGGACACGGCCACCCTCGACGACGGGACGGACATGGACGCGTCCTCTCCTCGCTCGCGGCGACGCGGCGGCCGCGGCCGTGGCAAGAAGATCGCCGGACTGGTCGTCGCGGTCGTCATCCTAGGAACGGCCGCCGCGGCCACGAGCGGCATGATCGGTCCGGGCGGCACCGGAACGGACAGGACGGCGGGCCTCCTGCCTCCGGCCACCACCCCGGTGAAGCGGCAGACGCTCACCGACACACGGGACGCCGACGGCGAGCTCGGCTACGGCCCGGCCACCACCGCGGTGAGCCGGCAGCCCGGCACGGTCACCTGGCTTCCGGACAGCGGCGCCCAGGTCACCCGTGGCAAGTCGCTCTACAGGGTGGACAACAAACCGGTGGTGCTGATGTACGGCTCGACGCCGGCCTATCGCGACATGCGGATCGGCACCGAGGGGCCGGACGTCAGACGCCTGGAGCACAACCTCCACAAGCTGGGCTACACCGGCTTCACCGTGGACGACGAGTACACCGACGCCACCGCCTCGGCGGTCATACAGTGGCAGGACGACCGGGGCCTGGAGGAGACCGGCGTCGTCGAGCTCGGCCGGGTCGTCTTCGCCGGCGGCAAGATCCGCGTGGACAGTCTGGAGGCCGAGGCGGGCCAGCCCGTCGCCCCCGGTCAGAAGGTGCTGACCTACACCGGCACCACCAAGGTGGTCACCGTCCAGCTGCAGGCGGAAGATCGGCGGATGGCGAAGAAGGGGGCCAAGGTGTCGGTCACCATGCCCGACGGCGGGAGGGTGGCCGGCAAGGTCACCGAGGTCGCCACGATCATCGAGCCCGGGGAGGGCCCGGACGCGGACCCGGAGACAAGGCTTGAGGCGCTCGTCTCCCTCGGCCGCCAGAAGGCGGCGGCCGGCCTCGACCAGGCCGCGGTGGAAGTGACCTTCACGGCGTCCAGGCGCAAGGACGTGCTGACCGTACCGGTCTCCGCGCTCGTGGCGCTGAAGGAGGGCGGATTCGGCGTCGAGGTCGTCGAGGGCACCGGGTCCCGCTACCTCACGGTGAGGACGGGCCTGTTCTCCGGCGGCCGGGTCGAGATCTCCGGGGACGGTCTCGTCGAGGGCATGACCGTGGGGATGCCGAAATGA
- a CDS encoding ABC transporter permease produces the protein MTVIDRTDLPKLVPARMRPRDVMRVGAVGLRTRPLRAFLSALGVAIGIAAMVGVVGISSSSGAELDRTLSALGTNLLTVSSGRTLLGETAKMPVDAEAMIERIGPVESASAAGRVDDAKVYRSEEISEAQTGGISTHAARLDLLSTVSATVRSGTWLNGATERYPAVVLGSRAAERLGVGAAAPDAQVVVGGVRFTVVGILAPVPLATELDDAALVGWPVAETALDFDGHPTTLYTRSDESRLESVRSVLAGTANPQAPNEVEVSRPSDALAAKQATSQAFTGLLLGVGAVALLVGGVGVANTMVISVLERRPEIGLRRSLGATRGQIRTQFLAESLLLSALGGAGGILLGTGVTAGYALYQGWPVVLPAWATIGGLATTLVIGALAGLYPAVRASRLSPTEALATP, from the coding sequence ATGACCGTGATCGATCGGACAGACCTGCCGAAGCTGGTCCCGGCCAGGATGCGACCGCGCGACGTGATGCGGGTCGGCGCGGTCGGCCTGCGCACCCGCCCGCTGCGGGCGTTCCTGTCCGCGCTCGGAGTGGCCATCGGCATCGCCGCGATGGTCGGCGTGGTCGGCATCTCGTCCTCGTCGGGCGCCGAACTCGACCGTACGCTCTCGGCACTGGGCACGAACCTGCTCACCGTCTCGTCCGGCCGGACACTGCTGGGCGAGACTGCCAAGATGCCGGTGGACGCCGAGGCGATGATCGAGCGGATCGGCCCCGTGGAGTCCGCCTCCGCGGCCGGGCGCGTCGATGACGCCAAGGTCTACCGGTCCGAGGAGATCTCCGAGGCGCAGACCGGGGGGATCTCCACCCATGCCGCCCGCCTCGACCTCCTGTCCACGGTGAGCGCGACGGTGCGCAGCGGCACCTGGCTCAACGGGGCCACCGAACGCTATCCGGCCGTGGTGCTCGGATCACGGGCGGCGGAGCGGCTCGGGGTGGGCGCGGCGGCACCCGACGCCCAGGTGGTCGTCGGCGGCGTACGGTTCACCGTCGTCGGAATCCTCGCCCCGGTGCCGCTCGCCACCGAACTGGACGACGCGGCACTGGTCGGCTGGCCCGTCGCGGAGACGGCACTCGACTTCGACGGGCACCCCACGACCCTCTACACCCGCTCCGACGAGTCGCGGCTGGAGTCCGTCCGCTCGGTCCTGGCCGGTACGGCGAACCCTCAGGCGCCCAACGAGGTCGAGGTCTCGCGCCCGTCCGACGCCCTCGCCGCCAAGCAGGCCACCAGCCAGGCGTTCACCGGGCTCCTCCTCGGGGTCGGCGCGGTCGCGCTGCTCGTCGGCGGCGTCGGGGTGGCCAACACCATGGTCATCTCGGTGCTGGAACGACGCCCGGAGATCGGCCTGCGCCGCTCGCTCGGCGCGACGCGCGGGCAGATCCGCACGCAGTTCCTCGCGGAGTCGCTGCTGCTCTCGGCCCTGGGCGGGGCGGGCGGGATCCTCCTCGGCACCGGCGTCACCGCCGGATACGCGCTCTACCAGGGCTGGCCGGTGGTGCTCCCCGCCTGGGCGACGATCGGCGGCCTCGCGACGACCCTGGTCATCGGCGCCCTCGCCGGCCTCTACCCCGCCGTCCGCGCCTCCCGGCTCTCCCCG